The Halobacteriovoraceae bacterium genome includes a region encoding these proteins:
- the dinB gene encoding DNA polymerase IV gives MDTEKIRKIIHVDMDCFYAAVEMRDNPQLQGLPVAIGSNADRRGVLCTANYEARKYGVRAAMPSSKAQKLCPHLIFIPPNFQKYKQVCNTIRNIFHEYTDIVEPLSLDEAYLDVSDVLIFNNSATLMAKEIKEKILERTKLTASAGVAPNKFLAKIASDWKKPNGLFVITPDMVEDFIINLPVSKINGVGKVTTKKLNALGIRTCGDIQKMPYALLAMHFGKWGQRLYELSFGKDFTKVESERERKSLSVEHTFKEDIDIEMILTQNHFDEIFDEFKSRLEKEEKFSKQESCPRKLFVKLKFFDFKSLSVEQTYDYLRFEIFQDDQQIKSLFQELIKSAQNRRNAPIRLFGLGVRFPTNPQKASSLPQLTLEL, from the coding sequence ATGGACACTGAAAAAATTCGCAAGATTATCCATGTTGACATGGATTGTTTTTATGCTGCTGTTGAAATGAGAGATAATCCCCAACTCCAGGGACTACCTGTTGCAATTGGAAGTAATGCTGATCGTAGAGGTGTATTATGTACTGCCAACTATGAGGCCAGAAAATATGGAGTAAGAGCAGCAATGCCTTCATCAAAAGCTCAAAAACTCTGTCCGCACCTTATTTTTATTCCCCCAAACTTTCAAAAATATAAGCAAGTATGCAACACAATTAGAAATATCTTTCACGAGTACACTGATATTGTTGAACCCCTATCTCTTGATGAGGCCTACCTAGATGTTAGCGATGTTTTAATATTTAATAATTCAGCTACTTTAATGGCCAAAGAAATCAAAGAAAAAATATTAGAAAGAACAAAACTAACAGCATCAGCAGGAGTTGCTCCAAATAAATTTCTTGCAAAAATCGCCAGTGATTGGAAAAAACCCAATGGATTATTCGTCATAACTCCTGATATGGTTGAAGATTTTATTATCAATTTACCAGTTTCAAAAATAAATGGAGTTGGAAAAGTTACGACAAAAAAACTCAATGCATTGGGTATTCGAACTTGTGGTGATATTCAAAAAATGCCTTATGCACTCTTGGCCATGCATTTTGGAAAGTGGGGCCAGAGGCTATATGAGCTTTCATTTGGAAAAGACTTCACAAAAGTTGAAAGTGAGCGTGAAAGAAAATCTTTATCAGTAGAACATACTTTCAAAGAAGATATTGATATTGAGATGATTTTGACTCAGAACCATTTCGATGAAATCTTTGATGAATTCAAATCAAGATTGGAAAAAGAAGAAAAATTCTCTAAGCAGGAATCTTGTCCTCGAAAACTCTTTGTTAAACTAAAATTTTTTGATTTTAAATCTCTTAGTGTGGAACAGACTTATGATTATTTGAGATTTGAAATATTTCAAGATGATCAACAGATAAAATCTCTTTTCCAAGAACTGATAAAGTCCGCCCAAAATCGTAGAAATGCTCCTATAAGACTCTTCGGACTTGGAGTTAGATTTCCGACAAACCCACAAAAGGCATCTAGTTTGCCACAATTAACACTTGAACTTTAG
- a CDS encoding AMP-binding protein, whose protein sequence is MLEIKSSQFTLQENDLFKLSSYLHVYKKSNFFLITIDKNEPLSIILLFSLLSQNKTILPISFKSTPFDINIIEKDFPFEHFIDLRDSNYKNKLNQELIDSHYYKLDQCDFSLVVRTSGSTGTAKCIQIDQEQIFSSAKLINSILNPSNFNLSWDLTLPLNHIGGLMVLFRQYLMRNRVNIIDQQIVAKSGHGIVSLVPGQILKHLKSSQGINYLKTYSEVIIGGGPLKDEIIRKLIELNISFRLSYGMTETCSMIALSESGQKDLKLFQGVDATTDHQSVLSIDSPTLARGIWKNRKLVFLGTPFKTSDQVTLNHRNLNILGRIDNVFIRNGENISPLEVSNAILTLPQIFECQVIPFEDDEKGNLNIAWVNNNATTSEDLKKLLVNILPVYKIPDFIFYFPDIKEEQLKYSLTELQSMTGILLGRTT, encoded by the coding sequence ATGTTGGAAATTAAATCTTCTCAATTTACCCTCCAAGAAAATGATCTCTTTAAACTAAGCTCCTATCTACATGTTTACAAGAAATCAAACTTTTTTCTTATCACCATTGATAAAAATGAACCACTGTCCATTATACTTCTCTTTTCGCTTTTATCCCAAAACAAAACCATTTTACCAATTAGTTTTAAGTCCACACCGTTTGATATAAATATAATTGAAAAAGACTTCCCCTTTGAACATTTTATCGACCTGAGGGATTCAAATTATAAAAATAAGCTTAATCAAGAACTTATCGATTCTCATTATTATAAACTCGATCAATGTGATTTTTCCTTAGTTGTTAGAACCTCTGGCTCTACTGGCACAGCGAAATGCATACAAATAGATCAAGAACAAATTTTTTCATCTGCAAAATTAATAAACTCTATCCTCAACCCTTCAAACTTCAATTTGTCTTGGGATCTTACTCTTCCACTCAATCATATTGGGGGACTAATGGTACTGTTCAGGCAGTATCTCATGCGAAATAGAGTCAATATTATCGATCAGCAAATTGTGGCTAAAAGTGGGCATGGAATTGTATCTCTAGTACCTGGACAAATATTAAAGCATTTAAAATCGTCGCAAGGAATAAATTATCTCAAAACTTATTCTGAAGTTATCATCGGTGGAGGTCCCCTCAAAGATGAAATCATTCGGAAACTCATTGAACTAAACATTTCTTTCCGTTTGAGTTATGGGATGACTGAGACATGTTCAATGATAGCTCTTAGTGAAAGTGGTCAAAAGGATTTAAAATTATTTCAGGGAGTTGATGCTACAACAGACCACCAATCGGTTCTCTCAATAGACTCCCCTACTCTTGCTCGAGGTATTTGGAAAAATAGAAAGCTAGTGTTTTTAGGAACACCTTTTAAAACTTCAGATCAAGTAACTCTCAATCATAGGAATTTAAATATCCTAGGTCGTATAGATAACGTTTTTATCAGAAATGGTGAAAATATCTCTCCGCTTGAAGTGTCAAATGCAATATTAACACTCCCACAGATCTTTGAATGCCAAGTCATTCCATTTGAAGACGATGAAAAAGGAAACTTAAATATAGCATGGGTAAATAACAACGCTACGACTTCTGAAGATCTGAAAAAATTACTTGTAAATATTCTACCTGTATATAAAATTCCTGATTTTATATTCTATTTTCCTGATATAAAAGAAGAGCAATTAAAATATTCACTTACTGAACTTCAATCTATGACAGGCATTCTCCTAGGTAGGACAACGTGA
- a CDS encoding mechanosensitive ion channel family protein gives MDQLLEWFKEHLMVRQTMINIILVIALFFLRHFLFEYSKNSKSLNTNQKRRLDVNIQTFITICMLVGTILIWAEELRTVALSIIAVAAAFVIATKELIQCFTGTIYKASQDPFSLGDRIEIDGIRGDVINRGLLSTKILEIGPGDKSHQYTGRSITLPNSIFLNKEIINESFLQNYVLHIFEVTVSLKDEWHEAEKILVEEAIKATQEYYPKASRTIESYLSKRHLEVPQLTPRVHLRPLDGDKVSLMIRISVPARTKGRIEQEIIRNYLTRFYKK, from the coding sequence ATGGATCAACTATTAGAATGGTTTAAAGAACATCTTATGGTCAGGCAAACAATGATCAATATCATTTTAGTTATTGCCCTGTTTTTTTTAAGACATTTTCTATTCGAGTATTCTAAAAATTCTAAATCACTTAATACAAATCAAAAACGTCGTTTGGATGTCAATATTCAAACATTTATTACTATTTGCATGCTCGTTGGAACAATTTTAATATGGGCCGAGGAGCTTAGAACTGTGGCCTTGTCGATCATCGCCGTGGCCGCTGCATTTGTCATAGCAACTAAAGAACTCATTCAATGCTTTACAGGGACAATTTACAAGGCTTCACAAGACCCTTTCTCCTTGGGAGACAGAATTGAAATTGATGGGATAAGAGGTGATGTGATTAATAGAGGACTTCTTTCCACCAAAATTTTAGAAATTGGCCCAGGAGATAAATCCCATCAATATACTGGGAGATCTATCACTTTACCCAATAGTATTTTCTTGAATAAAGAAATTATAAATGAATCATTTTTGCAAAACTATGTTTTACACATTTTCGAAGTCACAGTCTCTTTAAAAGATGAATGGCATGAGGCCGAGAAAATTTTAGTGGAAGAGGCCATAAAGGCAACTCAAGAATATTACCCCAAAGCATCCCGGACTATTGAATCATATTTAAGCAAGAGACATTTAGAAGTTCCTCAACTCACACCTCGTGTGCATTTAAGACCCTTAGATGGGGATAAAGTAAGCCTTATGATCAGAATCTCGGTACCGGCCAGAACTAAGGGGAGAATAGAGCAAGAAATTATTCGAAATTATTTAACACGATTTTACAAAAAATAG
- the eno gene encoding phosphopyruvate hydratase yields the protein MSKITNIIARQVLDSRGNPTVEVDCITELGNLGRASVPSGASTGSREALELRDGRKDYYMGKSVLNALKNIKDKIAPALLGKEVTDLKSIDLAMIEMDGTEYKSNLGANAILAVSMAACRAGALDEKMDLFTYIKERLNVPNPVGQYLLPAPLMNIINGGEHASNNLDIQEFMIVPHLKKSFSENLRAGVEIFHTLKKVLSNKNYSTNVGDEGGFAPNLNSHEEAIELILSAIEQAGLKPGVDVSLALDAAASEFYENGKYIMQGKTLTTDEMIEYYSNFISKYPIYSIEDGLAEADFEGWVKMTKAIGDKVLLVGDDLFVTNKKIFKEGIEKGQANAILIKVNQIGTLTETFETLELAYKNNYKTIISHRSGETGDSFIADLAVACGAGHIKTGSASRSDRIEKYNQLLRIEETLGSNDNFNVIK from the coding sequence ATGAGTAAAATTACAAATATTATAGCGCGTCAAGTACTCGACTCTCGCGGCAACCCCACCGTTGAAGTTGATTGCATTACTGAGTTAGGAAATCTTGGCCGGGCCTCAGTACCCTCAGGTGCGTCTACAGGATCTCGTGAAGCTCTAGAATTAAGAGATGGGCGAAAAGACTATTATATGGGGAAATCTGTACTTAATGCTCTGAAAAATATTAAGGATAAAATTGCGCCCGCTCTTCTTGGAAAAGAAGTCACTGACCTGAAGTCAATTGATCTGGCCATGATTGAGATGGATGGAACTGAATATAAGAGTAACCTAGGGGCCAATGCCATTCTTGCTGTCAGTATGGCCGCTTGTAGAGCTGGAGCTCTTGATGAGAAAATGGACCTCTTTACTTATATTAAAGAAAGATTAAACGTACCAAATCCGGTTGGACAATATCTATTACCAGCTCCCCTTATGAACATAATAAATGGTGGAGAACATGCTTCAAACAATTTAGATATTCAAGAATTTATGATCGTTCCTCATCTGAAGAAAAGTTTTTCTGAAAACCTCAGGGCCGGTGTAGAGATTTTTCATACTCTAAAAAAAGTTCTCTCAAACAAAAATTACTCCACTAATGTTGGCGACGAAGGAGGATTTGCTCCAAATCTCAATTCTCATGAAGAGGCCATCGAACTCATTTTGTCGGCCATTGAGCAAGCTGGCCTTAAACCCGGAGTTGATGTTTCTCTTGCGCTAGACGCTGCAGCTAGTGAATTCTACGAAAATGGTAAATACATCATGCAAGGTAAGACGCTAACTACTGATGAAATGATCGAATATTACTCAAACTTTATTTCTAAATATCCGATCTACTCAATTGAAGATGGACTTGCTGAAGCAGACTTTGAAGGCTGGGTAAAAATGACAAAGGCCATCGGTGATAAGGTCTTACTTGTTGGAGATGATCTATTTGTAACAAATAAAAAAATCTTCAAAGAAGGAATTGAAAAGGGACAGGCCAATGCAATTCTAATCAAGGTAAACCAGATTGGAACTCTCACCGAAACCTTTGAAACTTTGGAGCTTGCTTATAAAAATAATTATAAGACCATCATTAGTCACCGCTCTGGAGAAACCGGCGATAGCTTCATTGCCGATTTGGCCGTTGCTTGTGGTGCAGGTCATATTAAAACAGGTTCGGCCAGTAGATCTGACCGAATTGAAAAATATAATCAGCTACTAAGAATTGAAGAGACACTTGGTTCAAATGACAATTTCAATGTCATAAAATAA
- a CDS encoding ParB N-terminal domain-containing protein gives MTKTILLFILFSFRLPSIFANIGCEIYFSQLSKLANHDSIFEMRKTLKSKIKPFNKYGNIIHRIYGRRKINDWDNSGTISAYIEFPINLITFLHPIPNPLNIKSSWKNVDHIKQSIQKKGFDLDQTIVIKLLPNGTFLCVSGHHRIRAMYEMGETTVPVTLESYHHSESIEKETLEYLIYYHAKQLPHFDGSFESFIERGNTFPN, from the coding sequence ATGACAAAAACGATTCTACTATTCATTCTTTTTTCTTTTAGACTCCCAAGTATATTTGCAAACATTGGATGTGAGATATATTTTTCACAACTTAGTAAATTGGCCAATCATGATTCGATTTTCGAAATGAGAAAAACTCTCAAAAGTAAAATCAAACCTTTCAATAAATATGGAAATATAATCCACAGAATTTATGGGCGAAGAAAAATTAATGATTGGGATAATTCCGGAACAATCTCTGCTTATATTGAATTTCCGATCAATCTCATTACATTTCTTCATCCTATACCAAATCCATTGAATATTAAATCTTCCTGGAAAAATGTTGATCATATAAAGCAAAGTATACAAAAAAAAGGATTTGATCTTGATCAAACCATAGTCATTAAGCTCCTTCCAAATGGAACATTTTTATGTGTATCTGGACATCACCGAATTAGAGCGATGTATGAAATGGGTGAAACTACAGTTCCTGTTACTCTTGAATCATATCATCATTCTGAATCCATTGAAAAAGAAACTTTAGAGTATTTGATTTATTATCATGCCAAACAACTACCACATTTTGATGGTAGCTTTGAAAGTTTTATCGAACGAGGCAATACTTTTCCGAATTGA
- a CDS encoding alpha/beta fold hydrolase — MKNLLLLHGFMGFPEDFNYLKNKLSKYYDNIITPAFPGHSKKIVAWKDYQLFIEDFYHTYISQETKLDCLGYSMGGRVLLSLLDKDQFSKKIINNVALVSTSFGLQTKKERQERFEKDSKLFNNIIEFRDFELFLKKWAKLPIFKGLTKSEHFDDWIASRMLNDPYELKFAVNLLSVSHMNFYQNNIPIPRNKIIYICGEMDKKYCELSKNINISSFIVPGCSHNVIFQNPKEVVKILIREFNLKKL, encoded by the coding sequence GTGAAAAACTTACTACTCTTACACGGTTTTATGGGTTTCCCTGAAGATTTCAACTATCTGAAAAATAAATTATCAAAATATTATGATAATATTATTACGCCTGCATTTCCAGGCCATTCAAAAAAAATAGTTGCCTGGAAAGATTATCAACTTTTTATTGAAGACTTCTATCATACCTATATTTCACAAGAGACGAAGTTAGATTGTCTTGGCTATTCAATGGGAGGAAGAGTTCTTTTATCTCTACTTGATAAAGACCAGTTTTCAAAAAAAATAATCAACAATGTGGCGCTTGTTAGTACTTCCTTTGGACTGCAAACCAAAAAAGAGCGCCAAGAACGTTTTGAAAAAGACTCAAAACTTTTTAATAACATTATTGAATTTAGAGATTTTGAATTGTTTTTGAAAAAATGGGCAAAACTGCCAATTTTTAAAGGACTGACAAAGTCTGAGCATTTTGACGATTGGATTGCTTCTCGTATGCTAAATGATCCTTATGAGTTAAAGTTTGCAGTTAATCTTTTGAGTGTGTCTCATATGAATTTTTATCAAAACAATATCCCTATTCCTCGTAACAAGATCATATATATTTGCGGAGAAATGGATAAAAAATATTGTGAACTCTCAAAAAATATTAATATTTCAAGTTTCATTGTTCCGGGATGTTCACACAATGTCATTTTTCAAAATCCAAAAGAAGTTGTGAAGATATTGATTCGAGAATTTAATTTAAAAAAGCTTTAA
- a CDS encoding RMD1 family protein: MLSRGVSLCDSFSLTDIQNEVLKSKQTKFIRDGLYYKDLNMDIFVFKYGVIVLWGEDDSIEKFNYELFEEYSTKWTPPESRNKDDFSYAFGNDSFAVTKDHIYLDKNTFEIKQALSYVIGQSLKLSQLEGLILNTIDSTSEIPQGLAKRGRISKSKRMINKLRGELYLLHSSINLKFDLLDRPEFFWENPEYEHYYDRLEDYLEIEPRVSVLNKKLEVIGELLSMLSEELNHRHSSRLEWIIIWLITIELFIFIAHDTLKLF; this comes from the coding sequence ATGTTAAGTCGTGGCGTTTCTTTATGTGATTCTTTTAGCTTAACAGATATTCAAAACGAAGTTTTAAAAAGTAAACAAACCAAGTTCATTAGAGATGGATTGTATTATAAAGATTTAAATATGGATATTTTCGTATTTAAATATGGAGTCATTGTTCTTTGGGGAGAAGATGACTCTATCGAAAAATTTAACTATGAATTATTTGAAGAATATTCAACAAAATGGACTCCACCCGAATCAAGAAATAAAGATGATTTTTCTTATGCATTTGGAAATGATTCGTTCGCAGTAACTAAAGATCATATCTATTTAGATAAAAATACTTTCGAAATCAAACAAGCACTCTCTTATGTTATAGGACAATCACTTAAACTATCTCAATTAGAAGGTTTGATTCTTAACACGATAGATTCAACAAGTGAAATTCCTCAAGGGCTAGCGAAAAGAGGTAGAATTTCAAAATCTAAAAGAATGATCAATAAATTAAGAGGGGAACTTTACTTACTCCATTCCTCTATTAACTTGAAATTTGATCTTCTTGACCGTCCAGAATTTTTTTGGGAAAACCCTGAATATGAACACTATTATGATCGGCTGGAGGATTATTTAGAAATAGAACCTCGAGTAAGTGTCTTGAATAAAAAATTAGAGGTGATTGGAGAGCTTCTAAGCATGCTTTCTGAAGAGTTGAATCACAGACATTCTTCAAGGCTCGAGTGGATTATCATTTGGCTGATCACAATTGAGCTCTTTATATTTATTGCTCACGATACTTTAAAGCTTTTTTAA
- the lexA gene encoding transcriptional repressor LexA — protein MKKNITKKQKEVYDFIKNYIRDYQISPSQKEIKDHFKLKSFGSVQKYIKYLSAAGYLQSNWNEKRGLKLGPESKDSSKIPLLGHVAAGDPILAMENPYETIEVPKYMISKQKDNCFALSVKGLSMIDEGILEGDVIVCRQTQNVKDGQIIVAVLEGEATVKTYFKKAKHIELRPANKTMKPILVHSGDFTIAGVVIGLIRDYGH, from the coding sequence ATGAAAAAAAATATAACAAAAAAACAAAAAGAAGTTTACGATTTCATCAAGAATTATATCCGTGATTATCAAATTTCGCCTAGTCAAAAAGAAATAAAAGATCATTTTAAATTAAAGTCATTTGGATCTGTTCAGAAATATATAAAATATTTATCAGCTGCTGGTTATCTACAAAGCAATTGGAATGAGAAACGTGGTCTTAAACTTGGACCTGAATCAAAGGACTCATCAAAGATTCCACTCTTGGGGCATGTTGCAGCTGGAGATCCTATTTTGGCAATGGAAAATCCTTATGAAACTATTGAAGTTCCAAAATATATGATTTCAAAACAAAAAGACAATTGTTTTGCACTTTCTGTAAAAGGTCTTTCTATGATTGACGAAGGTATCTTAGAAGGAGATGTCATCGTTTGTCGTCAAACACAAAATGTAAAAGATGGCCAAATCATTGTAGCTGTTCTCGAAGGTGAGGCCACTGTTAAAACATATTTTAAAAAAGCAAAACATATTGAACTTAGGCCTGCTAACAAAACGATGAAACCCATTCTTGTACATTCTGGAGATTTCACAATTGCAGGTGTTGTTATCGGTCTTATAAGGGACTATGGACACTGA
- a CDS encoding acylphosphatase: MKKLHLKINGIVQGVFFRKSTLEFVEKNCNQLKGHVKNLDDGSVEVFALGPQEDIQKLIEFCNHGPPAARVTSVEHLESNENTNNLQKFYIKY; the protein is encoded by the coding sequence ATGAAGAAACTACACTTGAAAATAAATGGTATTGTGCAAGGAGTCTTCTTTAGGAAATCCACTTTAGAATTTGTTGAGAAAAATTGCAATCAACTAAAAGGCCATGTCAAAAATCTTGATGATGGAAGTGTCGAAGTATTTGCACTTGGCCCCCAGGAAGATATTCAAAAACTCATAGAATTTTGCAACCACGGCCCTCCTGCGGCCAGAGTTACAAGTGTCGAACACTTAGAATCTAATGAAAATACAAATAATCTGCAAAAGTTTTATATAAAGTATTAA
- a CDS encoding ATP-binding protein — translation MNFFKRYTFVDVYFLFSLASSALLWTSFFIINNYEYHEQFYTTSLLGLNFFFFHHYFGQSFLLRGTRGTTILALGQTICYFGLFFQFKDTTYILLGLLPSIFLPQLLQNTLGSFWSWFHEKSHYYMGIVLLIFATFYSLNRTIIFEPYSVITIVCIIIWAFGTTYLGGACIEAQTLRHLSKVLRGKGTLRTMSSHRERLFFHDLINHTHSMGLFLQNRISMRMGLDTNESESVYNEIKMLESLVRDHFQYSHKNLIGLYEYVTFEFAKKTLFNLVANFLPPHQIQTKFIFEGHISDSVPILERNQYKVYFPYFYRILTNLLKNIAEQGSKQVEMKFDYRDDVLRITIKNNITDLAGQNKNLDLKLQQTIQKISGEGVKYSTGLGLESVHELCQELGGEFKFFIEDSCWHSLIILPNPEVKNLVA, via the coding sequence ATGAATTTTTTTAAGCGCTATACTTTTGTAGACGTCTATTTTCTTTTTTCACTCGCTTCTAGTGCATTACTTTGGACTAGCTTTTTTATCATAAATAACTACGAATATCATGAGCAATTTTATACGACTTCACTTCTAGGACTTAACTTCTTTTTTTTCCATCACTATTTTGGACAGTCTTTTCTTCTAAGAGGTACGCGTGGTACGACGATTCTGGCCCTCGGACAAACAATTTGTTATTTTGGACTTTTTTTTCAATTTAAGGATACAACATATATTCTCTTAGGCCTTTTGCCTTCTATATTTCTCCCACAACTCTTACAAAACACCCTGGGTAGCTTTTGGAGCTGGTTCCATGAAAAATCTCATTATTATATGGGTATAGTGCTTTTAATTTTTGCGACATTCTACTCACTTAATAGAACAATTATTTTTGAACCATATTCTGTTATCACTATAGTATGTATTATCATTTGGGCATTTGGTACAACTTATCTTGGGGGTGCTTGCATAGAAGCACAAACTTTGCGACATCTTTCTAAAGTTCTAAGAGGTAAAGGCACATTAAGAACTATGAGTTCTCACAGAGAGAGACTTTTTTTCCATGATCTCATTAATCATACTCATTCAATGGGTCTTTTTTTACAAAATAGAATTTCTATGAGAATGGGCCTTGATACAAATGAGAGCGAAAGTGTCTATAATGAAATCAAAATGCTTGAATCTCTTGTGAGAGATCATTTCCAATATTCTCACAAAAATTTAATTGGTCTTTATGAGTACGTTACATTTGAATTTGCTAAGAAAACACTCTTTAATCTTGTTGCAAACTTTTTACCACCTCATCAAATACAAACTAAGTTTATTTTTGAAGGACATATCAGTGATTCTGTTCCAATCTTAGAAAGAAACCAATACAAAGTCTATTTTCCCTATTTTTATAGGATTCTTACTAATTTACTCAAAAATATAGCAGAACAAGGCTCAAAACAAGTAGAAATGAAATTTGATTATCGTGATGATGTACTAAGAATCACAATCAAAAACAATATCACTGATCTGGCCGGCCAAAATAAAAATCTAGATTTAAAACTTCAGCAAACAATTCAAAAAATTTCAGGAGAGGGTGTTAAGTATTCTACCGGTCTAGGACTAGAATCTGTTCACGAACTTTGCCAAGAACTCGGAGGAGAATTTAAATTTTTTATTGAAGACTCTTGTTGGCACTCGCTTATAATTCTTCCAAATCCAGAAGTAAAAAATTTAGTGGCCTAA
- a CDS encoding MgtC/SapB family protein: MQNIQIEILGSVSIYLGMGIKIVAAMVLGGLIGIDRERKMKDAGVKTNILICLGATLYTAVSHLLMDGVHNVVDPNRTSAQIVSGIGFLGAGAIIQGKGGVKGLTTAATIWVVAAIGVTIGCGYPLIATLFTITILVVLNLLGPFYKILKLKETYHLEVLSKTSVKDYVLNICQKEADEVIKVYEEIYSDDTGKTHLHVYMDINPKKIIDVTNRIKGLLQIHAVKYRMIDHDNWHHHEQKL, encoded by the coding sequence ATGCAAAATATTCAAATTGAAATTTTAGGGTCCGTGTCCATCTATTTGGGGATGGGAATTAAAATAGTCGCAGCTATGGTTTTAGGCGGTCTGATTGGTATAGATAGAGAAAGGAAAATGAAAGATGCCGGGGTGAAAACAAATATTCTCATATGCCTTGGAGCTACACTCTATACAGCTGTTTCTCACTTACTCATGGATGGAGTGCATAACGTAGTTGATCCAAATAGAACATCCGCTCAAATTGTTTCTGGTATTGGTTTTTTAGGAGCAGGAGCAATTATTCAAGGAAAAGGGGGGGTTAAGGGATTAACTACCGCTGCAACAATTTGGGTTGTTGCGGCCATTGGTGTGACTATTGGGTGTGGCTATCCACTGATTGCAACTTTATTTACCATAACAATTTTAGTAGTGCTCAATCTTTTAGGGCCATTTTATAAAATACTCAAACTTAAAGAAACTTATCATTTAGAAGTTTTGTCTAAAACATCGGTTAAGGACTATGTTTTAAATATTTGTCAGAAAGAGGCCGACGAAGTCATTAAGGTATATGAAGAAATCTATTCAGATGACACAGGAAAAACACATCTCCATGTTTATATGGATATCAATCCCAAAAAGATAATTGATGTCACGAATAGGATCAAAGGATTATTACAGATTCACGCAGTCAAGTATCGAATGATCGATCACGATAATTGGCATCATCACGAGCAAAAATTATGA